TATAACAAAAAAACCAAAACAACATCAATTGCTTACAACAAATATCCATCAATCTTTTTCTAATATTGGAGGATAAAAAGTGGAATTTACGCATTTTAATAAACAAAACAAGCCTACCATGGTAGATGTATCAAACAAAGAGGCAACGCTTAGAATTGCTAGCGCGCAAGCTATTGTTAGACTATCTAAACAAGCATACATTGCAGTTAAAGAAGGTACAGTTAAAAAAGGGGATGTATTGTCTGTGGCAAGTACAGCAGGCATAATGGGTGCAAAGCAAACGCCACACTTGATACCGATGTGCCACCCGTTAAATATTGAGCAAATAAACATTGATTTTG
The Desulfurella sp. DNA segment above includes these coding regions:
- the moaC gene encoding cyclic pyranopterin monophosphate synthase MoaC, with amino-acid sequence MEFTHFNKQNKPTMVDVSNKEATLRIASAQAIVRLSKQAYIAVKEGTVKKGDVLSVASTAGIMGAKQTPHLIPMCHPLNIEQINIDFELNDEDCTIRVISTAKITAKTGVEMESLCACSIAALTIYDMCKSIDKSIEITDIYLLKKSGGKSGDFERQL